GATACAAATGATccttatttgtatcgtttgtttaaacaaacgatacaaataatacttatttgtatttttttgtttaattcaaagatataaataaagcttatttgtatcttttgttagattaaaagatacaaattgtattatttgtatcttttatttcaattaaagaTACAAATAAAGAGTTACTAATGAGACTTTTTCTACTAGTGTCAATAAGAgttttgtttatcctacaaagCTTGTTGAATAAATTGGTTAGACAAGCTACACCAATCGTTCTTAGGCATTTACATACTTTAATAGGTATATCGTTTGGCCTAACTACTTTTCTTAGCTTTATTTTCTTCAAGGCCCACCCTACCTTTGTTTTTTGTATTCTTCACATGAATTCTTTATTTTCATATCCctaatttttatatgagacaATCTCATTGTCAGACATGTCTCATATGTGAGTTGAGTAATCCaactattataaattattagcatataaacTTCTTGTTTAAAAGTCGTCTTATAGATTGATGATCTCGAATAAGAGTAACTCTTTTTATATAGAAAGTAATTGTTGTATGTCTACAACATTTCCTTGTTCTCCATTAAATTAATCCCTCCATCAATCTTTGATATTCTCATCTTGAGCTAAATTGTTGTTATCCTTATGCTTAATacacttttaaatttaatgatGAGGAAAAAAATTGATGTACTTCAACCAAAGCTACCCAAAATTGACCCGACAAAAACCAACATGACCGATCGTATTGAAACAGATAtgagataatttttccttcaagtgGTGCGAATCAAAATGGAATGAAACCTGTTTGCGTATAGATCTATTTATTGATGTAgaagtgttcaaaacaaactcgATGATCCAAAATTTATCCAACCCTGCAACTGAACCTTGTTTGACGAAACTTCAAAGATGatatacaattatataaaaatcaactCGATAACCTGAATAAACACCTCTATATCAATGACAGCTTGAGAATTGAAAACTGTAAAAATTATAGCAATAGGAAAAAGAAGATAGTATTTATAGTACATGGGATATTTTACTTTTATACCTGCAAAATGAAATaccataaattttaaaatacccaaaaatgAATAAGTGGATAGCCTTCTGCTGTGGACAAACATTTCATAATCACCATTCCAAAAAGAATTAAAGAACATAACATATCCCTAATTTCTTTTCATTGTCCTACCATTAGAGGGTGTAAGGATAAAGAAGGTAGAAGATACACATCTTAGAATAATTACATAGGGGAGAGGGGGTTTGTAGAATCATTCGGCACAACCgcgtaaataaacatatataggCAAGATGATGAAAAAGCAGGGGGTAAAGAGAATTGCAAGGACACAAGATTCGATTAGGCACACGAATTCAAGTGATGATGCAAACTAGGCTCCTGCGGGAACTTGATCCAACTCACCCAAGTTCTTAGCATGCTTCGGCCTCCACTCGGTTCTTCCCCTGACAACCTCAGCCCCTTCCTCATTTCGGAGAAGGTGTAGGCACTCGACATTCCAATAATCTTGGAGCCCCCCAACATTAGTTCCTGTCACTGCGGTAAGGGACTGCAGCACGTTGTCCCTTCCACACTCCCTCCTGTATTCCAAAGTCATGCTTGAGAGCTCATGGCTCTCCAGTAATGATTGTGGAGCACTCTGCAGGCCGACACACGTTTTTCATTAATAAATGCCACATTTCTTTataaaacagattaaaatagAATGGCCTGCTTTGTAAATAAAACAAACTCAATGGGACGGAAGGAGTAACTAAAACCAAGGTCTGTAGGCAACACTGTTAGAAATGGCATAACTCTATGATTCTGATACTTTTAATTACAAATCTAAGACTGAAACAAATGTTAAAAAATTGTAGCATCACCCAACATTCCAACTGTATATCTTCATTCCCAAAAAGGGAAACAGACAGGATTTGGGTTTTCAAGAATttgtttttacccatttttAGGAGGCACTACTTCTCATAATTTGTGGACGAAAATAATTCCAGAAAAAATTGTACAAGTTTTAGAAGCTGGAATGAAGTGATAGAAACACATAACTTGTTCCTGGACGCATCTCCATTATATTGTTCGGGACACCgttaacataattttttttatttttaacgtACGTGCCATGGTAACTACTGATAATTCTCTGCTAAAGAGGCGTAAACCAAGGTATGATATTTGTACGGGTGTGGGAGTCTTTGCTTTGTGATTGCTCTGGTAGGAGTGATGAGAGACATTGGCTCAGTCTAATAATTCATGAAATCAAGCTGAAAATTTGCCGATGATGGCTTAACCAACTTAAAATTTCCTATTGGTCGATAAATAAACATGGAAAACTAATTAGTTATGACTTAAACAACACAAGTGAAACAAGCAATTGAAAGACGTTAGAAAGTAAGAATAGATTGGGGGTGTAAAGTATAGATGGAAGACAGGTGAATAGATGAcaaaaatgatttttaagaAACTTGCACAAAGTACTGATAAGTGATGCAATCGATCAAGCACAAAACACATCAAGTTGTGGATAAAGAATCATCACCTCAAGAATCCAGCCAATGTACTTGACATTGTTGACATGCTGATTGACATCCAGATCATTCCATCTCGGCTGCAGATAGCGAGTTTTGTATCAgagaaaatagtaaatagtgatCAGAGAAGCATCATTTCATTCTGGAAATAATCATAAATTGGTGAGTTCACCGTTCAATGACCATCCTCATAAAGCAATATCTAACCAAAAAAAGGTAACTTACAGTGAGATTAGTACGGATGTGTTCAGCAGTGTTGTCGTCAAGTTTGGGAAGCTTCCTCTCGTCCTCATCAAAAACAGAAGGCGTATCCACAAAGTACGGACCTATTTCTGCACGCACTTCATCAGGCATTTTTGACAGCCTCCTTGTCTGTTTATTCATCATCACCCACACGCTGCAAATTCATGACATATTTATTAGCATACAGCACAATTTCGTAAGTTGAAAACTAGAGAAAATCTTAAACTAGACAGTACTATTACTACTCCATAACTAGGTATCTCCTCCAATCATCATCTCCAGAAGTATGTAATTCAAGAAGCTCATAAACTACGTGAACAAGGTATAGCAAATGAAAACataagaacaaaaaaatggGAAAAAGTATTGCAAACCTTGAGGCTCGTGTGAGAATTTCACCAGTATTACAGTCTCGAATTAGCCAGTCACGACACATACCATTCTTCCCAGATGATCTAACCCAAGTGTCTACTTGAACAACATCCCCCCTGCAGAAAAGGGAACAGGTAACCACAAATTCCATAATTTCTGATCAAATTCACTTCCTGATACAGTATTGTAGACATGATGCTTTCCAGCAATTGATACATGAACATCATTTAATGGTTTGCATGATCACATCAACATTACACTAAAAGCAAGGAAATACCCCAACAGCTCAGTAGACACACAAATATGCACATAAGCAAAGCACTTACAAGTCAATTAGCACAAAACATATAAGCCAACATCAAAagcaactttaaaaaaaaaaaaggaatctTCTGCATAAATGTATTGATTGGTATAAAGAGATCTATATATTCAAGGATCATCAGAAAATTAGGCATAAATTCTGATTAGACAATTATTGCCTAGTCTGTCGAGCCCGTTTTCCACACACCTAACACAAACAAAGATATCAGCTAGAAAGCATAAAATCACTTTGTAATCATCTTCCAAAATACATTCTTGTACAACCCACGATTGATTATAACATTTCAATACCCCAACATTATcaagtagctccaacttaggTAAAGGTTTTGATAAGATTGAGTATACGCAGTGGCGTAGCCTTACCTTTGGAATAACAAAAAGTTAATTGATCCCTACTagcaaaaataattttcaagtgTGCATGATTTTTTAATGAGTAATTTCATTATAATACATTAAAATCTGAAATTTTAGAACTATAATCTTAGGCTCCATAGAGGAAGAAACACATTCTTATACAACCATTGGCCATGGTACACCaactttaaaaatgaaaaagttgaaGCCACTAACCAAGTTGGATAACGATCGACAAGAACCTGCATTCGAGTAACTACCCAAATTAGGTTTCTTTTGCACATTTCGGGGGTCGAACCAAAGCCATCACCTAAAAGGCCAGCTGATTTCACATGATTGAGTGCTGTTTCCTGCAATGCAAAAGTAAAGCTCTCTTGGGTCATTGAGAACTAACATAAGTATTTCTCAAGACTATAACAGTTAGGTGGTTCTTCATTCCATCTCACATAatggaaattttaaaatatacctGCAGATGATTCATTAACGTTTCAATAGATGCCGTCCGATCAGCCCCTATCTCATAGGACCTAATAGGAAAGTTTTGTCTAAAGATAAACCCATCTTGAACCAAACTCCCCAAACCAAAAGGATCAACAAGCACGTCAGGGCGCTTAGGTTTCCAATCAAGCATCATCCATTGCTTCTCAGCAGCCAAAAATATAGTAGTAATTGCAGCAAGAAGCATGCTCCAATCAGGTAATTGATTGATAAACGTTCTTGGGGGTGGAGAGGAGGTATCTTCCCCATTTTTCACTCCTTCCATCATCGACGGAAGACCAACCGTGGTACCATTAATCTTGGGAGGTGCTTGTGCATTGGCCTTGACTTTTAAGCTCCCAGATGAACCAGATTTAGACTTAGAACCAAGTTTTGTTGAAGAGGGTTTTGAGTCTTTTGACCCCGAATCAGGAGGTAAAGGAGCAACAGGAAAAAAGGCAGAAGTTGCAGCAGTTGCAACCATGATCAATTACTTAAAATACCCACCAATAGATCAATCAATTCCTCCAAACAACCcacaatacaaaatcaaaaaaattgtttaCCAATGCTGATATATTTTCAAGGATTCAAAACATGAAAAGAAGAAAATCACAATATTGTCTCAGGAACTGTCATTGTGTTGCATTCATGAACCCTGAAAATCCAATCAacaataatgtaaataattatGGAGAAATCATTTAGGAACAATCTACAACAAAGTTGGACCACCCAAAAAATATCAGAAAAATATGCACCAGACAAAAACATTAGTAATGCAATTAATTTGGCTAATCATAAAAAAGAAAGGAATCTACTCCTAATACCCAGAAATTGTAACAGGGTAATAGGATAATGATATATAAGCTCCAAATTAAGGttgcattaaaaatattatgtaaTCTTGATTAATTAATCAATTGGTTGAACAAATCACTAGCATTTTCCATAAAATGAGAAACAACCCTTTAATCAAGCAGAAATACAGCAAAAACATTATGCTAAAAACAAGCAAACAAAGCATTAAATTAAACCAAAACTGATTAACACATGATACAAATCATTACTTTCATAACAACCCAATTCAGATCTGGCCCATAATCACCCAAAAAGATTAGAAAAAACCCTAAACAACAAAGAGCCGACAATAGACATGAGTACATTACGTTGCAAATTCAAACCCTATAAATTAACACCCATCAAATCAAATaccataaatttatttaaaattagaagaatataaataaaatcacCTGGTTTAGTAACATCAAAATTCTCCTTACAAATGAGAATTCGATGTACAGTTTTCGGGTTTTTTCCGTACCCTCTTTATTGTTTCACAGAGTAGAAATACAAGACATGAAAGAAAAGGGAATATTTGAATATGATAATGAAAtcctttatataaataaaaaatttattgagCTGGATCTTGTAATTTAGAGGGTAAAAATTCCACCTTAATTGGCAAATTActacaaaattacaaaaaaaataataataaaataaataaatttaaaataataaaactctcACCTATTAAAATCCTAGCATATAAAAAATGATTTGTTAACCTTATAAAGTTGGAAAAATTCGCCAATTCCAAAGAATATTTGAAGTTAAAAAAGTTACTGAAAAATCAAGATGTTCTGGAACGAAGAGGAAAGAGCAAAAAAAgggaagaaattgaaaatttggaaaatGGGTGGCGGAGACAAATGTAAAGTACAGCTACATGTTCTTATAGTGTACACTTGGCCGTCTCTTTTCTCTCACCTGCTTGTAGTCTTGTAGATAATGctatatttttcctttaatttgcATAATGTTTCTAAAAGATAGGTCGTTCCTGAGACTAGTTTTCAAATGTAATCGTTTAGAACCCAACTCATGAAATGGCTTAAATTGGattaattcttataattaaaatttagtattcGCATAAATGGCTTATAGCATGGATCGAATTTATAACGTTAGGTTTAAGCGCATGAATATTGAACTACATAGTTGGAGAAAAAATAATCGAAACTTTATTCATATAAGGatcctttttctatttttcgCCTAGGGCCTAAAAATTGTTAGGAACGACACTGCTATAAGATGCATCATTCAAAATActtgtaatatttgttttttcacgcagTACACtaatataattcttaatatctattttatacgataaaaaaattataaaaatttgatattaataatctttgcattgagacgaattaaacaagatcacacttaactatattttaacttatagattaaaaactaatcacaaattaagaatgatgagTGAATACCGAATAGTGTAATATTTCTATTGTTGTAAATAATTGGAACAGAAGAAGTAtataagttgagaatttgataataaataattagatattataatagataataatgaaaataatattttgagtGGACTTAAGAATGATTAATTATCTTATTATTCATTCAAAATAggtatttaaaacaaaattacttCACTGTTATGCACTATAATCCATCAAGACATCAACTACTGGTGAATATGTTTCCTGATTCTAATATATCTtccatcttttaattttaatcatgCAAATATCTGAAGTCCAAAACAGCACATATTTCCCTCCCTGTTGCACTGTCGCTGCAATCCTAACGTCGCAGACATGTATACTTCTCTTGTAATTTAGTTTTTTCTTGATTATTATAGGATTCGTTAGGATTAAATAATTGTATAACTCAATTTTTTTCAAGATCTTTAATTTCagagattttcaattttaaataagtTTTATTAGTATGCTTAAGTTGTTTTCAAAGTTTTGAATTATTAATAAGCTTGGTTGGCTTTCAACTATGTTATATATACAATGtactcttttatttttctatagtTTGTTATTAGTTTAATTTAGGGTTTACATATTATATGTGTTGtctattcttttaattttctatacaatttattattagtttaattcCAAATATTGGTTGGTTTTCAAATATGTTCATTGAATTTgttctttaattatttaattgctAACTAATTTATGGatcaactaaaaaattttgttgaacatgtcaaaataaatttagatttattttgaATTCGAACCCTATCTTGAATCTATAAGGTCCACGGAAACAAATCTTAGTCCAAAAGTTTGGACTCCACATGTATTTAACCTGgtctaaatttattttatggtCATCCCCAAACCAAATACTGCTATTTTAA
This genomic stretch from Amaranthus tricolor cultivar Red isolate AtriRed21 chromosome 9, ASM2621246v1, whole genome shotgun sequence harbors:
- the LOC130824560 gene encoding palmitoyl-acyl carrier protein thioesterase, chloroplastic-like, with product MVATAATSAFFPVAPLPPDSGSKDSKPSSTKLGSKSKSGSSGSLKVKANAQAPPKINGTTVGLPSMMEGVKNGEDTSSPPPRTFINQLPDWSMLLAAITTIFLAAEKQWMMLDWKPKRPDVLVDPFGLGSLVQDGFIFRQNFPIRSYEIGADRTASIETLMNHLQETALNHVKSAGLLGDGFGSTPEMCKRNLIWVVTRMQVLVDRYPTWGDVVQVDTWVRSSGKNGMCRDWLIRDCNTGEILTRASSVWVMMNKQTRRLSKMPDEVRAEIGPYFVDTPSVFDEDERKLPKLDDNTAEHIRTNLTPRWNDLDVNQHVNNVKYIGWILESAPQSLLESHELSSMTLEYRRECGRDNVLQSLTAVTGTNVGGLQDYWNVECLHLLRNEEGAEVVRGRTEWRPKHAKNLGELDQVPAGA